Proteins encoded in a region of the Clostridium beijerinckii genome:
- the uxuA gene encoding mannonate dehydratase: MKMGFRWYGEGNDTVTLEQIKQIPGVGGIVWALHDMAAGEEWPMEKILEVKKSADKYGFNMDVVESVNVHEDIKLGLPTRDKYIENYKKTIEKLAKVGVKVICYNFMPVFDWLRTDLYKKAEDGSTALFYEKAKIKDIDPMELVNKIASNPDLTMPGWEPERLKNLTQLFEAYKNVTEEDLWNNLKYFLEQIIPVAEINDIKMAVHPDDPPWPIFGLPRIVKNRDDLARLLKLVDNPYNCLTLCSGAIGSDPNNNVPAMIREFGNRIAFAHIRNVKIYENGDFIETSHRTCDGSLDICDIVKAYHEVGFTGYVRPDHGRHIWNEKCRPGYGLYDRALGIMYLWGIWDSLERNK; this comes from the coding sequence ATGAAAATGGGTTTTAGATGGTACGGAGAAGGTAATGATACCGTAACACTTGAACAAATAAAGCAAATTCCTGGAGTAGGGGGAATTGTTTGGGCTCTTCATGATATGGCAGCAGGTGAAGAATGGCCAATGGAAAAGATTCTTGAAGTAAAAAAATCAGCTGACAAATATGGATTTAATATGGATGTTGTTGAAAGTGTTAATGTACATGAGGATATTAAATTAGGTTTACCAACAAGAGACAAGTATATAGAAAATTATAAAAAGACAATAGAAAAGTTAGCTAAGGTTGGAGTTAAAGTAATCTGCTATAATTTCATGCCTGTATTTGACTGGCTTAGAACAGATCTATACAAGAAAGCAGAAGATGGATCAACAGCTCTTTTTTATGAAAAAGCAAAGATTAAAGATATAGATCCAATGGAATTAGTTAACAAAATTGCATCTAATCCAGATCTTACAATGCCAGGCTGGGAACCAGAAAGATTAAAGAATTTAACACAGCTTTTCGAAGCATACAAGAATGTAACAGAAGAAGATTTGTGGAACAATTTAAAATATTTCTTAGAACAAATTATTCCTGTAGCTGAAATTAATGATATTAAGATGGCAGTGCATCCGGATGATCCACCTTGGCCAATATTTGGATTACCAAGAATCGTTAAGAACAGAGACGATTTAGCAAGATTATTAAAACTTGTTGATAATCCGTATAATTGTTTAACTCTTTGCAGTGGAGCTATAGGTTCAGATCCTAATAATAATGTTCCAGCTATGATAAGAGAATTTGGTAACAGAATTGCGTTTGCGCATATCAGAAATGTAAAGATTTATGAAAATGGTGATTTTATTGAAACATCTCATAGAACTTGTGATGGTTCATTAGATATATGTGATATAGTTAAAGCTTATCACGAAGTTGGATTTACTGGATATGTAAGACCAGACCATGGAAGACATATTTGGAATGAGAAGTGTAGACCAGGTTATGGACTTTATGATAGAGCACTTGGAATTATGTATTTATGGGGAATATGGGATTCTCTTGAAAGAAATAAATAA
- a CDS encoding GntR family transcriptional regulator → MALEVNKNTTSKTIYYKLRDEIINLYLEPGTSISEKELSEKYSVSRTPVREALVRLAQEGLVNIYPQKGTVVSLIDLSAVEEGRFLREHLERAVVKEACKEFSQESLLALEMNLKLQKMYIENHDYKKLFEADEEFHKIIFEGSNKRRIWNSINDGSTEFQRIRMLRLVTNSSWDNIYLQHKEIFNAIKDKNIDIAEGFMKEHLNMVTFDKKKIKEAYPNYFKE, encoded by the coding sequence ATGGCTTTAGAGGTAAATAAAAATACAACAAGTAAAACTATATATTATAAACTTAGAGATGAAATTATTAATTTATATCTTGAGCCTGGTACTAGCATTTCTGAAAAGGAACTTTCGGAAAAGTATAGTGTGAGTAGAACTCCAGTAAGAGAAGCACTTGTTAGGTTAGCTCAAGAGGGGCTAGTTAATATTTATCCTCAAAAAGGAACGGTTGTTTCTTTAATTGATTTATCTGCAGTTGAAGAAGGAAGATTTTTACGTGAGCATTTAGAAAGAGCTGTGGTGAAGGAGGCTTGTAAAGAATTTTCACAAGAAAGTTTATTAGCCTTAGAAATGAATTTGAAACTTCAGAAAATGTATATTGAGAATCATGACTATAAGAAATTATTTGAAGCAGATGAGGAATTTCACAAGATAATCTTTGAAGGAAGTAACAAAAGAAGAATATGGAATAGTATTAATGATGGAAGTACAGAGTTTCAACGAATTCGTATGCTTAGATTAGTAACTAATTCTAGCTGGGATAACATATATCTTCAACATAAAGAAATTTTCAATGCGATAAAAGATAAAAATATAGATATAGCAGAAGGATTTATGAAGGAACATTTGAACATGGTTACCTTCGATAAGAAAAAGATAAAAGAAGCTTATCCTAACTATTTTAAGGAATAA
- a CDS encoding methyl-accepting chemotaxis protein, with protein MLKNIKIINSIILMVILSTVVSLSIAIIGYNNMKTINSNSSSMYTIALTRIIKTEEIRQTFLNIRLNVNRISISEFNDDDVAVIDNDYSAINKMVEDYENLSLSTIETNNLSEFKKDSSAYYEQIKNLEKGNKLYGIDLEKFNQLGVEMQLFLDNLVTYSSNTANTLHNDNMSLYIRSTKIFFITFFIGFILQILVSSSIILVIRKSIKEIMSDLDNVARGDFSFEINTDLKNEFGRMKKSLKVTISNISSMLEEVRNSANVVNIQATNLLGASDEMSSSAQEINAAVQEVANAATEQSSDLMNVKTSLDSFADSLDQITASINDVNSNIHNISSMAEDSNSKLEFLFNSIRDVNESFDTVRNKVIQLDNHVEQVNNITTIINSIADQTDLLALNAAIESARAGEVGRGFSVVAEEIRKLAEQSKVSASNISGLITNINNEAQIAVKTTDLGKDSLNNQSVLIEDSIKSFALIFKAINTILPRVDNINKSIENINIEKDLIISKTLDISGVSEENAASSEEIAASVQQINSSFNDVATSAQTLSNLTTSMMNEVSKFKL; from the coding sequence ATGCTGAAAAATATTAAAATTATCAATAGCATTATTTTGATGGTTATCTTATCAACGGTTGTATCGTTATCTATCGCAATAATTGGTTATAATAATATGAAAACGATTAACTCAAATTCATCATCAATGTACACAATTGCATTAACAAGAATTATTAAAACTGAGGAAATTAGACAAACCTTCTTAAATATTCGGTTAAATGTCAATAGGATTTCTATATCTGAATTTAATGATGATGATGTAGCAGTTATAGATAATGACTACTCTGCCATAAACAAAATGGTAGAAGATTATGAAAACCTATCGCTTAGCACTATAGAGACAAACAATTTATCCGAATTTAAGAAGGACTCCTCAGCTTATTATGAGCAAATTAAGAATCTTGAAAAAGGCAATAAATTATATGGTATAGATTTAGAAAAATTTAATCAATTGGGAGTTGAAATGCAACTTTTTCTTGATAATTTAGTAACTTATAGTTCAAATACTGCTAATACTCTACATAATGACAATATGAGTTTATACATTAGAAGCACTAAAATCTTTTTTATCACTTTCTTCATTGGTTTTATTCTTCAGATACTTGTTTCCTCCTCTATAATCTTAGTTATAAGAAAGTCTATAAAAGAAATAATGTCCGATTTGGATAATGTTGCTCGAGGTGACTTTAGTTTCGAAATAAACACTGACTTAAAAAACGAATTTGGCAGAATGAAAAAATCACTCAAAGTAACAATTTCAAACATTTCTTCAATGCTCGAAGAAGTGCGAAATTCAGCAAATGTTGTAAATATACAAGCAACTAATTTATTAGGAGCTTCAGATGAAATGTCTTCTTCTGCACAAGAAATTAATGCCGCTGTTCAAGAAGTCGCTAATGCTGCTACTGAACAATCTAGTGACTTAATGAATGTAAAAACTTCATTGGATAGTTTCGCTGATTCACTAGATCAAATAACCGCGTCAATTAATGATGTAAACTCAAATATACATAATATTAGTTCAATGGCCGAAGATAGTAACTCTAAATTAGAATTTTTATTTAATTCTATTAGAGATGTAAACGAATCTTTTGACACTGTAAGAAATAAAGTTATTCAATTAGATAACCATGTAGAACAAGTAAATAACATAACTACTATTATAAATTCAATTGCTGATCAAACTGACTTATTAGCATTAAACGCTGCAATTGAGTCTGCTCGTGCAGGAGAAGTAGGGCGTGGATTCTCTGTAGTTGCAGAGGAAATCAGAAAACTCGCGGAACAATCTAAAGTATCTGCCAGTAATATAAGTGGCTTGATTACTAATATTAATAATGAAGCCCAAATAGCAGTTAAGACCACTGATTTAGGTAAAGATAGCTTAAATAATCAATCAGTCCTTATTGAAGATTCTATAAAATCTTTTGCTTTAATATTTAAGGCTATAAATACTATATTGCCTAGAGTTGATAATATAAATAAATCTATTGAAAATATAAATATTGAAAAAGATCTAATAATCTCAAAAACATTAGATATTTCTGGAGTATCAGAAGAAAATGCAGCTTCATCTGAAGAAATAGCAGCCTCAGTACAACAAATAAATTCATCTTTTAATGATGTAGCAACTTCGGCTCAAACTTTATCAAATTTAACAACCTCTATGATGAACGAAGTAAGTAAATTTAAATTATAA
- a CDS encoding extracellular solute-binding protein: MKNLKFLNVALVIVFMTTILTGCDSKNVSKSTQPITLNIIDVSGSMQLVGDSIDQFKAANPDLIGDVVVKKSTALEAPSLLKAQILSEDMQTNLIFTGIDGLSTCIDRDVIENIMPAYSSRFPDLESNYSSGAKATYDLVKGYGITYVYSPSGPFFTYNPDVVQNVPKTPDELLAFAKTNPGKFTYARPAASGPGRIFLQGLPYILGDKDPKDPKTWDKTWAYLKELNQYIDYYPAKTGTTFTELKGGKRSIIASQLGWDMNQRIIGGIPQTYQGFVFNNTTLVSDAQYMAIPKGLSDEQKNVVLKLIAWLMTPKMQAITYDSGYFYPGPSIKNVSLDMAPKESQDKIKPAIRQSYEDSIKTLPSSTQLDTTKFMEALNMWDQLFGTKVKR; the protein is encoded by the coding sequence ATGAAAAATTTAAAATTTTTAAATGTTGCACTTGTAATAGTTTTTATGACGACTATATTAACAGGCTGCGATTCAAAAAATGTTTCCAAATCAACGCAGCCTATTACTTTAAATATAATAGATGTTTCAGGAAGTATGCAATTAGTCGGAGATTCCATAGATCAATTTAAAGCTGCAAACCCTGATTTAATAGGAGATGTCGTAGTAAAAAAATCTACTGCATTAGAGGCTCCATCTTTATTAAAAGCTCAAATTTTATCTGAAGATATGCAAACAAATTTGATTTTTACTGGAATTGATGGTCTTTCCACATGTATTGATAGAGATGTTATAGAAAATATTATGCCTGCATATAGCAGCAGATTTCCTGATTTAGAAAGTAATTATAGTTCTGGTGCTAAAGCCACTTATGATTTAGTAAAAGGTTATGGTATAACTTATGTGTATTCGCCTAGCGGACCATTTTTCACTTATAACCCGGATGTTGTACAAAATGTGCCTAAAACGCCTGATGAACTTTTAGCTTTTGCCAAAACTAATCCTGGTAAATTCACATATGCAAGGCCTGCTGCTTCAGGACCAGGAAGAATTTTTCTTCAAGGCTTACCATATATTCTTGGAGACAAAGATCCTAAAGACCCCAAAACTTGGGACAAGACTTGGGCTTATCTTAAGGAATTAAACCAATACATAGATTATTATCCTGCAAAGACTGGTACTACATTCACAGAATTGAAGGGCGGAAAAAGATCTATTATAGCAAGTCAGTTAGGATGGGATATGAATCAGAGGATCATAGGTGGTATTCCACAGACATATCAAGGATTCGTATTTAACAATACTACACTAGTTTCAGATGCTCAGTATATGGCAATTCCAAAAGGACTTAGCGATGAACAAAAAAATGTAGTTTTAAAACTAATAGCATGGCTTATGACACCAAAAATGCAAGCGATAACATACGATAGCGGTTATTTTTATCCTGGACCTTCTATAAAAAATGTTTCACTTGATATGGCTCCAAAAGAAAGTCAAGATAAAATAAAGCCAGCTATAAGACAATCTTATGAAGATTCTATTAAGACACTTCCGAGTTCGACACAATTAGATACAACTAAATTCATGGAAGCTTTAAATATGTGGGATCAATTATTTGGAACTAAAGTAAAAAGATAA
- a CDS encoding APC family permease, whose translation MLTKFLDVLLGEPLSNEQGSHEKYNIPFGLAIMASDAISSVAYAAQEILFVLIVLGVAAYQWLTWTSFMIIGLLIILTISYIQIIRAYPQGGGAYKVANENIGKKSGLAAGAGLIISYILTVAVSASAGADAIISAFSNLTEYKVMFVLIIIIVLTVLNLRGISESSKIFAIPTYIFIFSMAFMILYGLFKYFILNIHPEPMYSIPANTTENVSIFLILRAFSSGCSALTGVEAVSNSVPNFQEPSQKSAKTVMILLAALIFFIFGGTSVLAIFYTAVPIANGPTVVSQIAFAIFGNGIMYYIIQFSTAVILLMACNTAYTGFPMLMYIVGKDGFAPRQFTIRGKRLSFSFGIVALSCIACILVIIFKADTHRLIPLYAIGVFISFTLGQFGMVNHWRKEKGNGWVKRAIINGIGSVVTLLTTIIILIEKFSEGAFIVAILIPIIIVIQLRIKKHYDKVACGLSISQLNLKKVNLRKKYTHIVIVPIASLNKATIGALQYAQSVSDNVIALNISPDKEAMEKLKSRWSELDTDILLVAKYSPYRAVVTPLLKNIELIANSTAKDEKITVVVPQFVTNERFGEVLHNHTSFFIRETLLKNDNIIVSTYPYHLLDEDIKQSK comes from the coding sequence ATGCTTACAAAGTTTTTAGATGTTTTATTAGGAGAACCTTTATCAAATGAACAAGGAAGCCATGAAAAGTATAATATTCCTTTTGGATTAGCAATTATGGCAAGTGATGCAATATCATCTGTAGCCTATGCTGCTCAAGAGATTCTTTTTGTTTTAATAGTTCTAGGTGTAGCAGCATATCAGTGGTTAACATGGACCTCTTTTATGATTATAGGATTATTAATAATATTAACAATTTCTTATATTCAGATTATCAGGGCTTATCCTCAAGGTGGGGGAGCTTACAAAGTAGCCAATGAAAATATAGGGAAAAAATCTGGCTTAGCAGCTGGTGCAGGTTTAATAATTAGTTATATACTTACTGTCGCAGTTAGCGCCAGTGCAGGTGCAGATGCTATTATTTCTGCATTTAGCAATTTGACAGAATATAAAGTCATGTTTGTTTTAATAATAATTATAGTTTTGACTGTTTTAAATTTAAGAGGTATAAGTGAATCTTCAAAAATTTTTGCTATACCTACGTATATTTTTATTTTTAGCATGGCTTTTATGATACTTTATGGTTTGTTTAAGTACTTTATATTAAATATTCATCCAGAACCAATGTATTCTATCCCAGCAAATACTACAGAAAATGTATCGATATTTCTTATTTTAAGAGCTTTTTCATCAGGATGTTCTGCCTTAACTGGAGTAGAGGCAGTAAGTAATTCCGTTCCGAATTTTCAGGAACCGAGCCAAAAAAGTGCAAAGACTGTTATGATATTATTAGCAGCTTTAATATTTTTCATATTTGGAGGAACTTCGGTACTTGCTATATTCTATACAGCTGTACCAATAGCAAATGGTCCTACAGTTGTTTCACAAATAGCATTTGCTATTTTCGGGAATGGCATAATGTACTATATAATTCAATTTAGCACTGCTGTAATTTTACTTATGGCATGCAATACAGCATATACAGGATTTCCAATGCTAATGTATATAGTTGGGAAGGATGGTTTTGCACCACGACAATTCACTATTAGAGGTAAACGACTTAGTTTTTCTTTTGGAATCGTTGCATTATCATGTATAGCTTGCATCTTAGTTATTATATTTAAGGCAGACACTCATAGGTTGATTCCACTATATGCTATAGGCGTATTTATATCTTTTACTCTAGGGCAATTTGGAATGGTGAATCATTGGAGAAAAGAAAAAGGTAATGGTTGGGTAAAACGTGCAATAATCAACGGTATTGGTTCCGTTGTTACTTTATTAACAACGATAATAATTTTAATTGAAAAATTTAGCGAAGGTGCATTTATAGTTGCAATTTTAATTCCAATCATAATTGTAATTCAGCTAAGAATAAAAAAACACTACGATAAAGTGGCTTGTGGTTTAAGTATTAGTCAATTAAATCTGAAAAAGGTGAATTTAAGAAAGAAATATACTCATATTGTGATAGTTCCAATTGCTAGCTTAAATAAAGCAACAATAGGTGCGTTGCAATATGCTCAAAGTGTAAGCGATAATGTTATTGCTCTTAATATTTCACCAGACAAGGAAGCTATGGAAAAATTAAAATCTAGATGGAGTGAGTTAGATACAGATATATTACTTGTCGCAAAATATTCTCCATATAGAGCTGTGGTTACTCCTTTGTTAAAGAATATAGAATTGATTGCAAATTCAACAGCTAAAGATGAGAAGATAACAGTAGTTGTACCTCAATTTGTTACTAATGAAAGATTTGGTGAGGTCTTACATAATCATACAAGTTTCTTTATTAGAGAAACCTTATTGAAGAACGATAACATAATTGTATCTACTTATCCTTATCATTTACTAGATGAGGATATAAAGCAAAGTAAGTAA
- a CDS encoding HNH endonuclease, with product MAQNHICELCSRNVSSITKHHLIPLEKGGEKFKTLSLCSTCHRQIHALFTNRELATHYRSLESLKKDIKIIKFLKFIENIPGDSYLDIKKSRHVRKSC from the coding sequence ATGGCACAAAACCATATATGTGAATTATGCAGTAGAAATGTTTCTAGCATTACTAAACATCACTTAATTCCCTTAGAAAAAGGCGGAGAAAAATTTAAAACACTCTCTTTATGTTCAACCTGTCATAGACAAATTCATGCTCTTTTTACAAATCGTGAATTAGCAACACACTATCGCAGTCTTGAATCATTAAAGAAAGATATAAAGATAATTAAATTTCTTAAATTTATTGAGAATATTCCTGGTGATTCTTATTTAGACATAAAAAAATCAAGACATGTCCGAAAAAGTTGCTAG
- a CDS encoding GNAT family N-acetyltransferase gives MNNITYKFINCESKEFKEVSELRFKILFKPYNKIHKYDYDELDYNSIHLVALDEGIVVAYSRMTNHNMNGKMTNIVVSEKYVGKGIGIEMLKRHKIKAKEFEFRCLYLNARLDTINFYKKAGFQCKGNIFLSEKSGLALQPMYFRIN, from the coding sequence ATGAATAATATTACATATAAATTTATAAATTGTGAAAGTAAAGAGTTTAAAGAAGTATCTGAATTAAGGTTTAAAATACTTTTTAAACCTTATAATAAAATTCATAAATATGACTATGATGAATTGGATTATAATAGCATACATTTGGTAGCATTAGATGAGGGCATTGTGGTTGCATATTCGAGAATGACTAATCATAATATGAATGGTAAAATGACCAATATAGTTGTTAGTGAAAAATATGTGGGTAAAGGCATTGGCATTGAAATGTTAAAAAGACATAAAATTAAAGCTAAAGAATTTGAATTTAGATGTTTATATTTAAATGCAAGATTAGATACAATTAATTTTTATAAAAAGGCAGGATTTCAGTGTAAGGGCAACATATTTTTATCAGAAAAAAGTGGATTAGCATTACAGCCTATGTATTTTAGAATAAATTAA
- a CDS encoding iron-containing alcohol dehydrogenase family protein, whose product MKTSTHRIAIPSILEVGKGNINNVGNLIKKAMFKNVLICFGEGLEELFGESIRNSLKEANIGISRIETISDINFEKISVKAFEISNDVEALIGVGGGKAIDAVKYMSFLRKLPFISIPTSTSNDGFSSAGASLLVNGRRMSLPAKTPYGIIVDIDVIKSAPEKFIYSGIGDLVSNITALYDWKFEEENGRIIIDDFATMISKKAVNSFIRTEFKNIKDDLFLKELVDSLILNGISMEIAGNSSPASGSEHLISHALDKFLEMPQLHGIQVGIATYIMAKVQDHRFERISKILKETNFFEHAKTLKMKKKDYKKAIDIAPSIKPNRYTYIHVEENRIFAKKIIDEDEILNYILI is encoded by the coding sequence ATGAAGACGTCAACTCATAGAATAGCCATTCCTTCTATTTTAGAGGTAGGAAAAGGAAATATAAATAATGTAGGTAACTTGATTAAGAAAGCCATGTTTAAAAATGTTTTAATATGCTTTGGCGAGGGTCTAGAAGAATTATTTGGAGAGTCCATACGTAATTCTTTAAAAGAAGCTAATATAGGTATTTCAAGAATAGAAACAATATCAGATATAAATTTCGAAAAAATTAGTGTAAAAGCATTTGAAATATCAAATGACGTAGAGGCTCTAATCGGAGTTGGTGGAGGAAAGGCAATAGATGCTGTTAAGTATATGAGTTTTTTGAGAAAATTACCTTTTATTAGTATTCCAACCTCAACTTCTAATGATGGTTTCTCAAGTGCAGGTGCTTCTCTTTTAGTTAATGGCAGGAGAATGTCTCTTCCAGCTAAAACTCCTTATGGAATAATTGTAGATATTGATGTCATTAAGAGTGCACCAGAAAAATTTATATATTCGGGGATAGGAGATTTAGTATCAAACATCACCGCGTTGTATGATTGGAAATTTGAAGAAGAAAACGGAAGGATAATCATTGACGATTTTGCTACTATGATTTCTAAGAAAGCAGTCAATAGTTTTATAAGAACTGAGTTTAAAAATATTAAGGATGATTTGTTCCTGAAGGAATTAGTGGATTCATTAATATTGAATGGTATTTCTATGGAAATAGCAGGTAATAGCTCGCCGGCTTCTGGTTCAGAACATCTAATATCTCATGCATTAGATAAATTTTTAGAAATGCCTCAGCTTCATGGAATACAGGTTGGAATTGCAACATATATTATGGCGAAAGTACAAGATCATAGATTTGAAAGAATATCGAAGATATTAAAAGAAACAAACTTTTTCGAGCATGCAAAAACTTTAAAAATGAAAAAGAAAGATTATAAAAAAGCTATTGATATTGCTCCATCAATAAAACCTAATAGATATACGTACATTCATGTAGAGGAAAATAGAATTTTTGCTAAAAAAATTATAGATGAGGATGAAATTCTAAACTATATATTAATATAA
- a CDS encoding PspC domain-containing protein, with protein sequence MEKRLYLSATDKKLAGVCGGIAEYFGLDSTLVRIGWAILIICAGSGLLLYIICALIIPKRPL encoded by the coding sequence ATGGAGAAAAGACTCTATCTATCAGCAACAGATAAAAAGTTAGCAGGGGTATGCGGTGGGATAGCTGAATACTTTGGACTTGATTCAACATTAGTCAGAATTGGGTGGGCAATTTTGATTATTTGTGCAGGATCAGGATTACTCTTATATATAATTTGTGCATTGATTATACCAAAGCGACCGCTATGA
- the ilvD gene encoding dihydroxy-acid dehydratase: MISQEVRKIAPEMDPLRRGMGWTTEDLSKPQIIVESTFGDSHPGSAHLLKFANKAVEGITQSGGKGARYFATDICDGMSQGHDGINYSLASRDTLTSLIEIHANATPFDGGVFISSCDKAVPSHLMSIGRLNIPSIMVTGGVMEAGPDLLTLEQIGAYSAMCQRGEISEEKLTFYKENACPSCGACSFMGTAATMQVMAESLGLMLPGSSLMPATCEDLEEVALKAGRQAVELAKMNLRPKDIVTIKSFENAILVHAAISGSTNSLLHLPAIAHEFGLYIDEETFDRIHKDAHYLLNIRPAGKWPAQYFYYAGGVPAIMEELKHLLHLDVMTVTGKTLGENLEELKTNGYYEKCNEYLEKVGLKKEDVIRPFNDAIGTNGSVSILKGNIAPEGAVVKHSAVPKEMHEAILKSKPFDSEEEAIDAVLRKIIRPGDAVIIRYEGPKGSGMPEMFYTTEAIASDEELSASIALITDGRFSGASKGPAIGHVSPEAAVGGPIALIEEDDLIEISIPNRVLQIVGIKGKKCSKEEVERVFEERRKNWKPRKSKYESGILKIFSEHAVSPMKGGYMK, encoded by the coding sequence ATGATTAGTCAAGAAGTAAGAAAAATTGCACCAGAGATGGATCCACTTCGAAGAGGAATGGGATGGACAACAGAAGATTTATCAAAGCCACAAATTATAGTAGAAAGTACATTTGGAGATAGTCATCCAGGAAGTGCGCATCTATTGAAATTCGCTAACAAAGCAGTTGAGGGAATTACACAATCAGGTGGGAAAGGTGCTAGGTATTTTGCAACGGATATTTGTGATGGAATGTCACAAGGGCATGATGGAATAAATTACTCTTTAGCGTCTAGAGATACATTAACGTCTCTAATAGAAATCCATGCTAATGCAACACCATTCGATGGAGGTGTATTTATTTCAAGTTGTGATAAAGCAGTTCCATCACATCTTATGTCAATTGGAAGGCTAAACATACCATCTATCATGGTTACTGGAGGAGTAATGGAAGCAGGTCCTGATTTATTGACACTAGAACAAATAGGTGCCTATAGTGCAATGTGCCAAAGAGGGGAAATTTCAGAAGAAAAATTAACTTTTTATAAAGAAAACGCATGTCCATCCTGTGGAGCTTGTTCATTCATGGGAACAGCAGCTACAATGCAGGTTATGGCAGAATCACTTGGATTAATGCTTCCAGGTAGCTCATTGATGCCAGCAACATGTGAAGATTTAGAAGAAGTAGCGTTAAAAGCAGGAAGACAAGCTGTTGAACTAGCTAAAATGAATCTTCGGCCAAAAGATATTGTTACAATTAAATCCTTTGAAAATGCTATATTAGTTCATGCAGCTATATCGGGGTCTACTAACTCACTGTTGCATTTACCTGCTATAGCTCATGAATTTGGATTGTATATCGATGAAGAGACTTTTGATAGAATACACAAAGATGCACATTATTTACTAAACATACGTCCTGCTGGAAAATGGCCTGCGCAATATTTCTATTATGCAGGTGGTGTACCAGCAATAATGGAAGAGCTAAAGCACTTGCTTCATTTGGATGTTATGACTGTAACGGGTAAGACTTTAGGTGAAAACTTAGAAGAATTAAAAACTAATGGATATTATGAGAAGTGTAATGAGTATCTTGAAAAAGTGGGACTAAAAAAAGAAGATGTTATCCGTCCATTTAATGATGCTATTGGTACTAATGGTTCTGTATCGATATTAAAGGGAAATATAGCGCCAGAAGGTGCGGTAGTAAAACATTCTGCAGTTCCTAAAGAAATGCATGAGGCTATATTAAAATCAAAGCCTTTTGACAGTGAAGAGGAAGCTATTGATGCAGTCTTAAGAAAAATAATTCGTCCAGGAGATGCGGTTATTATAAGATATGAAGGACCAAAAGGTAGCGGAATGCCAGAAATGTTCTATACAACAGAAGCAATTGCTTCGGATGAGGAATTATCTGCTAGTATAGCGTTAATAACAGATGGTAGATTCTCAGGAGCTTCTAAAGGACCGGCAATTGGACACGTATCACCAGAGGCTGCAGTAGGAGGACCAATTGCATTAATTGAAGAAGATGATTTGATTGAAATTAGTATTCCTAATAGAGTGTTACAGATCGTTGGTATAAAGGGAAAAAAATGCAGTAAAGAAGAAGTGGAGAGAGTCTTTGAAGAACGTAGAAAGAATTGGAAACCACGAAAATCAAAATACGAATCTGGAATTCTAAAGATTTTTTCAGAACATGCAGTATCACCAATGAAAGGCGGATATATGAAATAG